In one Bacteroidota bacterium genomic region, the following are encoded:
- a CDS encoding acetyltransferase, with product MDSNKIIVIGAGLYSEEITDLIQTSFTGEIMAFIEGVNRENCGVNENGVPVIWIDEMNDLNLSHKCICAIGSPKRKNLIELVKLKGFGFTSLIHPSAQIFPSAFISMGSIIGAGTVISTKTKIGEHVIINRGCLIGHHVCIENYVTLSPGVNIAGKVTIKECAYIGMGAIILDGISIGANSVIGAGALVTKEVPDNVQVMGIPARITKIF from the coding sequence ATGGACTCAAATAAAATTATTGTAATAGGAGCTGGTTTATATTCGGAGGAAATAACTGATCTGATCCAAACATCATTCACTGGCGAGATTATGGCTTTCATAGAAGGTGTTAATCGAGAAAATTGTGGTGTAAATGAAAATGGGGTACCAGTTATATGGATTGATGAGATGAATGATTTAAATTTGTCACATAAATGTATCTGTGCGATCGGCTCACCTAAGCGAAAAAATTTAATCGAGCTTGTTAAATTAAAAGGTTTTGGTTTTACTTCATTAATCCATCCGTCTGCTCAAATATTTCCTTCAGCATTTATATCGATGGGTTCAATAATTGGAGCTGGTACCGTGATTTCGACAAAAACTAAGATTGGAGAGCATGTGATCATAAACAGAGGATGCCTTATCGGTCACCATGTTTGCATTGAAAACTATGTTACTCTTTCTCCGGGAGTAAATATTGCAGGTAAAGTTACGATTAAAGAATGTGCATATATAGGGATGGGAGCTATCATACTGGATGGAATATCCATAGGAGCAAATTCTGTAATCGGTGCTGGCGCATTAGTCACAAAAGAAGTACCCGATAATGTTCAGGTGATGGGGATTCCGGCAAGAATTACCAAAATATTTTAA
- a CDS encoding 3-keto-5-aminohexanoate cleavage protein, translated as MNLIINFTPTGMIPTKELTPHVPISVTEIIENVHEAIEIGISMVHLHARDEKTGEPTYKKKVYGKIIEGIRKYSKELVICVSLSGRGIKEFVHRASPLQLENDLKPDMGSLTLSSLNFNSMESMNSPEMIKKLAEEMKNKGILAELEAFDAGMINYAKYLERKGLLQPPHYFNLLLGNIACAQADLLHAGLMVRDLPKGSVWSFGGIGDTQLMMNSLAVASGGGVRVGLEDNIFYDIKRTRLAKNSELINRIHTLAEANERKIMQPSELRKILGLNPGFGFYGKDFSRS; from the coding sequence ATGAACCTTATTATCAACTTCACACCCACTGGAATGATTCCTACCAAGGAATTAACCCCACATGTACCAATTTCTGTCACAGAAATTATCGAAAATGTACACGAGGCTATTGAAATAGGAATCTCAATGGTTCATTTGCATGCAAGAGATGAAAAAACAGGAGAACCTACCTATAAAAAAAAGGTGTATGGAAAGATTATTGAAGGCATTAGAAAATATTCTAAAGAACTAGTCATATGCGTATCTCTAAGTGGCAGGGGAATTAAAGAATTTGTTCATCGTGCTTCTCCCCTGCAATTGGAAAACGATTTAAAACCTGATATGGGAAGTCTTACACTCAGCTCCCTGAATTTTAATAGTATGGAGAGTATGAATTCCCCAGAGATGATCAAGAAATTGGCTGAGGAAATGAAAAATAAAGGAATATTAGCTGAACTGGAGGCTTTTGATGCAGGTATGATCAATTACGCAAAATACCTGGAAAGAAAGGGTTTACTTCAACCTCCTCATTATTTTAACCTATTATTAGGTAATATTGCTTGTGCACAAGCAGATTTGCTTCATGCAGGCCTCATGGTACGTGATTTACCCAAAGGTTCGGTTTGGAGTTTTGGAGGAATTGGTGACACTCAGTTAATGATGAACTCTCTTGCTGTTGCTTCGGGTGGTGGAGTTAGAGTAGGATTGGAAGACAATATTTTTTATGATATTAAACGAACTCGTCTTGCAAAAAACAGCGAATTAATTAATCGGATTCATACCCTGGCAGAAGCCAATGAAAGAAAGATAATGCAACCATCAGAACTTAGGAAAATCTTGGGTCTGAATCCTGGATTTGGATTCTATGGAAAAGATTTTAGTCGAAGTTAA